In the Drosophila takahashii strain IR98-3 E-12201 chromosome 3R, DtakHiC1v2, whole genome shotgun sequence genome, one interval contains:
- the Mccc1 gene encoding methylcrotonoyl-CoA carboxylase subunit alpha, mitochondrial, producing the protein MYARLLRNLGANARCFATEAPNPKVRPISKILISNRGEIACRVIRTARKLGVRTVAVFSDPDERSLHTQLADEAYRVGEAASSASYLRGAHILEIAKRSGAQAIHPGYGFLSESVEFAELCQREGVIFMGPPSSAIRDMGIKSTSKAIMAAAGVPIINGYHGEDQSDECLQREAQLIGFPLMIKAVRGGGGKGMRIAEKPEDFLSALNSARNESQKSFGDSSVLLERYVRSPRHVEVQVFADQYGDAVYLWERDCSVQRRHQKIIEEAPAPGLSEELRRELGEAAVRAAKAVGYVGAGTVEFILDKEDLSFHFMEMNTRLQVEHPISEMITGTDLVEWQIRIAAGEPLPLKQSEIGRRGHAFEARIYAENPRGGFLPGAGPLRYLSTPQPSADVRVETGVREGDEVSVHYDPMIAKLVVWGENRAQALNSLVARLGEYHISGLDTNINFLIDLASHPEFQLANVHTGFIDEHFDTLFPPIVISEQQVSQAALALVFNELQAAFSNGNQGQDPFAATPNARLNYSLIRTYNLKANEKVYSVAVKFDGEDVQIQVDNGDWQVIKAERVDDGGRLKIRANIDSNLTTYNANIDGSTVCLFLEGGKLDFELVQPKFLSAQVDGLGAGGSRVVAPMPGVLEKVLVKPGDQVKKGDSLAVLIAMKMEHILKAPKDATIKSIGGAEGDNVAKGSAVITFVDEEVEAK; encoded by the exons ATGTACGCGAGACTGCTGCGCAACTTGGGCGCCAATGCCAG GTGCTTCGCCACGGAGGCCCCAAACCCCAAGGTGCGGCCCATCAGCAAGATCCTGATCTCGAATCGCGGCGAGATCGCCTGCCGGGTGATCCGCACTGCCCGCAAGCTGGGCGTTCGCACCGTGGCCGTGTTCTCCGATCCCGACGAGCGGAGTCTGCACACGCAGCTGGCGGACGAGGCGTACCGCGTGGGCGAGGCCGCCTCCTCGGCCTCCTACCTGCGGGGCGCCCACATCCTGGAGATCGCAAAGCGATCCGGGGCCCAGGCCATCCACCCGGGCTACGGCTTCCTCTCCGAGTCCGTGGAGTTCGCCGAGCTGTGCCAGCGCGAGGGCGTCATCTTCATGGGCCCGCCCAGCTCCGCCATCCGCGACATGGGCATCAAGAGCACCAGCAAGGCCATCATGGCGGCCGCCGGAGTGCCCATCATCAATGGCTACCACGGCGAGGACCAGTCGGATGAGTGCCTGCAGCGCGAGGCCCAGCTGATTGGCTTTCCGCTGATGATCAAGGCCGTtcgcggcggcggcggcaaggGCATGCGGATCGCCGAGAAGCCGGAGGACTTCCTCAGCGCCCTCAACTCGGCCCGCAACGAGTCGCAAAAGTCCTTCGGAGACAGCTCCGTGCTGCTAGAGCGCTACGTCCGCTCTCCGCGCCACGTGGAGGTCCAGGTCTTCGCGGATCAGTACGGCGATGCCGTCTACCTGTGGGAGCGCGACTGCTCCGTGCAGCGGCGGCACCAGAAGATCATCGAGGAGGCGCCAGCT CCTGGTTTATCCGAGGAGCTGCGTCGCGAGCTGGGCGAGGCCGCCGTGCGCGCTGCCAAGGCCGTGGGCTACGTCGGCGCCGGCACTGTGGAGTTCATCCTGGACAAGGAGGACCTCTCCTTCCACTTCATGGAGATGAACACCCGCCTGCAGGTGGAGCATCCCATTTCGGAGATGATCACGGGCACGGATCTGGTCGAGTGGCAGATCCGCATTGCCGCCGGCGAGCCCCTGCCGCTGAAGCAGTCGGAGATTGGTCGGCGAGGCCACGCCTTCGAGGCGCGCATCTACGCGGAGAATCCCCGCGGTGGCTTCCTGCCCGGAGCAGGGCCCCTCCGCTACTTGTCCACGCCCCAGCCATCCGCCGATGTGCGCGTGGAGACGGGCGTCCGCGAGGGCGACGAGGTGTCTGTGCACTACGATCCCATGATTGCCAAGCTGGTCGTTTGGGGCGAGAACCGCGCGCAGGCGCTGAACTCCCTGGTTGCTCGGCTGGGAGAGTATCAT ATCTCTGGTCTGGACACGAACATCAACTTCCTCATCGATCTGGCCTCGCATCCGGAGTTCCAGCTGGCCAATGTGCACACCGGTTTCATAGACGAGCACTTCGACACGCTCTTTCCGCCAATTGTCATCAGTGAGCAGCAGGTGAGCCAGGCTGCACTGGCGCTGGTCTTCAATGAGCTACAGGCAGCCTTTAGCAACGGAAACCAGGGGCAGGATCCTTTCGCCGCCACGCCCAACGCTCGCCTTAATTACTCCTTGATCCGCACCTACAACTTGAAGGCGAATGAGAAgg TTTACTCGGTGGCCGTCAAGTTCGATGGCGAGGATGTGCAAATTCAGGTGGATAATGGCGACTGGCAGGTGATCAAGGCCGAGCGAGTTGATGACGGAGGTCGTTTGAAAATCCGTGCCAATATCGACAGCAACCTCACCACCTACAATGCCAATATTGATGGTTCCACTGTTTGCTTGTTCTTGGAA GGTGGCAAGTTGGACTTTGAGCTGGTGCAGCCCAAGTTTCTGAGTGCCCAAGTCGATGGACTGGGAGCAGGTGGCTCCCGCGTGGTGGCACCCATGCCCGGTGTCTTGGAAAAGGTTCTGGTGAAGCCAGGAGACCAGGTCAAGAAGGGCGACAGCTTGGCCGTGCTAATTG CCATGAAAATGGAGCACATACTGAAGGCACCCAAGGATGCCACTATCAAGTCGATCGGAGGTGCCGAGGGCGACAATGTGGCCAAGGGATCGGCCGTGATCACTTTCGTCGACGAGGAGGTGGAGGCCAAGTAA
- the Acf gene encoding bromodomain adjacent to zinc finger domain protein 1A, whose amino-acid sequence MPICKRDGFDLNQKEGKNETFHDNDQVFCCYITKRIFRDYENYFRHVMVINSTVWQCEATGKENLTFEEAVKSERAARKKMEQFKQSLRAPVLLVVEHARQSAMNTLNMMVAKFLRKRYFIGEEVTVAGKKNAVYTVVGIQLDKDAPEPGNGIYEDTDSLVYRLRPHKGDSGAEVEHPFKQLRRSRMEFNLENLNMFIKSNVSRVDGLLRPKPEAYKQYVTDPGVSFSTIFIGKMPRYSPAKIKKPDAKDAKKQSTLNKFIVADEATAAKSKAKAKSDAKSLAEEMERVRLEKEARLMEQERQKAEKKAQLMERVENECNLLLQKTDDLERTDQKLLPRYRKIHTLIPERLLGDAFMMREFMHTYTGLLSGIEVFRQNLSFYEMTRALSAREIAGPLSDILLVLLGTVFDLQKEEEEECAVTYGRERSSQLREPFLSMVQAAKSHLYARRHFSFKVNELPLDALTLSEVLRLHLLGSGAIVNEKAERWRVMYRNGYSSKEDPGLELRLQHAHILRTLKNHSVYQLKFRDIMLVIRCLMSQILTYSGTINLIEERMEQTAKAKQDLRALVVSENKRLAAVEINRKKLTQTHHLEMSSAEPEKREAMVEKLNKSIAELHAQSDQQHRKHEQQVLKLHSQLFNFLVYLGMDRCYRKYYVLESMPGIFVEHSPDSLDTCLEQPPANKSQLEIRQQATLPRSRKDLRLYLLKLYGEDDKKTRKRAKHSLENKENQEHRLNGSAEPMEVEADPPEAPTQFELMMCSGDKRNCIVHDPMNGQRQRWSYIYKHEEIEELIKGLNSNGLREFELLQELSVLRSLIEQHVKTCPVELLSLENEAMRQKFIATMESETHRKYGEANFGLPNGTDLNEVMRQHLVDRIIQFENDIYTGDLGRLKVKDMEKWRNDLLTGSYDPQCKLQWGPGGKLEDEAGSDNESHGTHEEDDVALLGKFARKPYRDPGLYLPASEDVESQSDSDDEEDKSTANAVSIPLAVHNMASALLQVEQAIGKRFLKEPYGMKKWDPKQEALRLACDSRLHQWEVSLMESTSFAQVFLHFNILHDCIQWRRSTNKSLCKICRRGSDPDKMLLCDECNAGTHMFCLKPKLRSVPQGNWYCNDCVKSLGLKNAQNEKDKKQAAKKKRKFIVEEEEDEPTDDEEEEDEEQEEEEKAEEDEEQNDDEEVEDDRSVESHSSSKVNGRTLRGSRTRPSKRLTSKEIEEAAGEEVESVEISDDASLTADEDTVEESDDEKVCQKCFYDGGEIKCVQCKLFFHLECAHLKRPPRTEFVCKTCKPVQHRQPRRRHSNMNGDDGPDEDEPKAKRSRNSVRLSIDKSARQSNGSSNNNNSSTSNNNHRRSGRRMNENLPLNSAALYDLLEQIMKHKAAWPFLRPVLTSEVPDYHQIIKAPMDLAKIKSKLNMGSYQLNEELLSDIQLVFRNCDLYNVEGNEIYDAGCQLERFVIDRCKDMQLPFRPSDMNGQVEAC is encoded by the exons ATGCCCATTTGCAAGCGGGACGGATTCGACCTGAATCAGAAGGAGGGCAAAAACGAAACATTCCACGACAACGACCAGGTCTTCTGCTGCTACATCACCAAGCGCATTTTCCGCGACTATGA AAACTACTTCCGGCACGTGATGGTGATCAACTCGACGGTGTGGCAGTGCGAGGCCACCGGCAAGGAGAACCTCACCTTCGAGGAGGCGGTGAAGAGCGAGCGGGCGGCGCGCAAGAAGATGGAGCAGTTCAAACAGAGCCTCCGGGCACCCGTGCTCCTGGTGGTGGAGCACGCCCGCCAGTCGGCGATGAACACGCTCAACATGATGGTGGCCAAGTTCCTGCGCAAGCGCTACTTCATCGGCGAGGAGGTGACGGTGGCGGGCAAGAAGAACGCCGTGTACACGGTGGTGGGCATCCAGCTGGACAAGGATGCGCCCGAGCCGGGCAACGGGATCTACGAGGACACGGACAGCCTGGTCTACCGCCTGCGCCCCCACAAGGGCGACTCCGGCGCCGAGGTGGAGCATCCCTTCAAGCAGCTGCGGCGCTCGCGCATGGAGTTCAACCTGGAGAACCTGAACATGTTCATCAAGAGCAACGTGTCCCGCGTGGACGGACTCCTGCGGCCCAAGCCGGAGGCCTACAAGCAGTACGTCACGGATCCCGGCGTGAGCTTCTCCACGATCTTCATCGGCAAGATGCCGCGCTACTCGCCCGCCAAGATCAAGAAGCCCGACGCCAAGGACGCCAAGAAGCAGTCCACGCTCAACAAGTTCATCGTGGCCGACGAGGCGACGGCCGCCAAGTCCAAGGCGAAGGCCAAGTCGGATGCCAAGTCGCTGGCCGAGGAAATGGAGCGGGTGAGGCTGGAGAAGGAGGCCAGGCTGATGGAGCAGGAGCGCCAGAAGGCGGAGAAGAAGGCCCAGCTGATGGAGCGCGTCGAGAACGAGTGCAACCTGCTGCTCCAGAAGACGGACGATCTGGAACGAACCGACCAGAAGCTGCTGCCCAGGTACAGGAAGATTCACACTTTGATCCCCGAACGTCTTCTGGGCGACGCCTTCATGATGCGCGAGTTCATGCACACCTACACCGGTCTGCTGTCCGGGATCGAGGTGTTCCGCCAGAACCTCAGTTTCTACGAAATGACCCGGGCGCTGAGTGCCCGTGAGATTGCGGGCCCTCTTTCGGACATTCTCCTCGTGCTTCTGGGCACCGTCTTCGATCtgcagaaggaggaggaggaggagtgcgCCGTGACCTACGGTCGTGAACGGTCGTCCCAGCTGCGCGAGCCCTTCCTCAGCATGGTGCAGGCCGCCAAGAGTCATCTGTACGCCAGGAGGCACTTCTCCTTCAAG GTAAACGAACTCCCGCTGGACGCACTGACCCTGAGCGAAGTGCTGCGCCTGCATCTCCTCGGATCCGGAGCCATTGTGAACGAGAAGGCGGAGCGCTGGAGGGTGATGTACCGCAACGGCTACTCCTCGAAGGAGGATCCCGGGCTGGAGCTCCGCCTGCAGCACGCCCACATCCTGCGCACCCTGAAGAACCATTCCGTGTATCAGCTCAAGTTCAGGGACATAATGCTCGTGATCCGCTGCCTCATGTCCCAGATTCTCACCTACTCGGGCACCATTAATCTAATCGAGGAGCGCATGGAGCAGACGGCCAAGGCCAAGCAGGATCTGCGAGCTCTGGTTGTAAGTGAGAACAAGCGACTGGCCGCCGTGGAGATCAACCGCAAGAAGCTCACCCAAACGCACCACCTGGAAATGAGCTCCGCTGAACCAGAAAAAAGGGAGGCCATGGTGGAGAAGCTGAACAAGAGCATTGCGGAGCTGCACGCCCAGTCGGATCAGCAGCATCGCAAGCACGAGCAGCAGGTGCTCAAGCTGCACTCGCAGCTGTTCAACTTCCTGGTGTACCTGGGCATGGACAGGTGCTACCGCAAGTACTACGTGCTGGAGTCCATGCCGGGAATCTTCGTGGAGCACTCGCCGGACAGCCTGGACACCTGCCTGGAGCAGCCGCCGGCGAACAAGTCGCAGCTGGAGATTCGCCAGCAGGCCACGTTGCCCAGAAGTCGCAAGGATCTGAGGCTGTATCTCCTGAAACTCTATGGCGAGGATGACAAGAAGACCAGGAAGCGGGCCAAGCACTCGCTGGAGAACAAGGAGAACCAGGAGCACCGCCTCAACGGCAGTGCCGAGCCCATGGAAGTGGAAGCGGATCCGCCAGAGGCTCCCACCCAGTTTGAGCTGATGATGTGCAGCGGCGACAAGCGAAATTGCATTGTACATGATCCTATGAACGGCCAAAGGCAGCGGTGGTCTTATATATACAAACACGAGGAGATTGAGGAGCTCATCAAGGGCCTAAACTCGAATGGACTTCGTGAATTCGAGCTGCTTCAAGAGCTCTCCGTCCTGCGCTCCCTGATCGAACAGCATGTGAAGACGTGCCCGGTGGAGCTGCTCAGCCTGGAGAACGAGGCAATGCGACAGAAGTTCATCGCAACCATGGAATCGGAGACTCATCGCAAATATGGAGAGGCAAACTTTGGACTGCCGAATGGCACCGATTTGAATGAGGTGATGCGCCAGCATTTGGTGGATCGGATAATCCAATTCGAGAATGATATCTACACGGGCGATCTCGGTCGCCTGAAGGTGAAGGATATGGAAAAGTGGCGAAACGACTTGCTGACTGGTAGCTACGATCCGCAGTGCAAGTTGCAGTGGGGCCCAGGCGGCAAACTGGAGGATGAGGCGGGTTCCGACAACGAATCCCACGGCACTCACGAGGAGGACGATGTCGCTCTGTTGGGGAAATTTGCCAGGAAGCCGTATCGCGATCCGGGATTGTATCTGCCAGCCTCTGAGGATGTGGAGTCCCAGTCAGATAGCGACGATGAGGAGGATAAATCTACCGCCAATGCTGTATCCATTCCACTAGCCGTGCACAACATGGCCTCGGCCCTCCTCCAGGTGGAGCAGGCCATCGGAAAGCGATTCTTGAAAGAGCCTTACGGCATGAAGAAGTGGGATCCCAAGCAGGAGGCTCTGCGACTCGCCTGCGACTCACGGCTGCACCAGTGGGAAGTGTCGCTGATGGAGAGCACCAGCTTCGCCCAGGTCTTTCTGCACTTCAACATCCTGCACGACTGCATTCAGTGGCGGAGGTCCACGAACAAGTCCCTGTGCAAGATCTGCCGGCGAGGCAGCGATCCCGACAAGATGCTGCTGTGCGACGAGTGCAACGCGGGCACCCACATGTTCTGCCTGAAGCCCAAGCTCAGGTCGGTTCCCCAGGGCAACTGGTATTGCAACGATTGCGTCAAGAGTCTGGGCCTCAAGAACGCTCAAAACGAGAAGGATAAGAAGCAGGCGGCCAAGAAGAAGCGCAAGTTTAttgtggaggaggaggaggatgagcctacagacgacgaggaggaagaagacgaggagcaggaggaggaggaaaaggCTGAGGAGGATGAAGAGCAGAATGATGACGAGGAAGTCGAGGACGACAGGAGCGTGGAGTCTCACTCATCGTCGAAGGTTAACGGGCGAACTTTGAGGGGATCCCGCACGCGACCGAGCAAGCGACTCACCTCCAAGGAGATTGAAGAGGCCGCCGGAGAAGAGGTCGAAAGCGTGGAAATCAGCGATGATGCTTCCCTCACAGCCGATGAAGATACGGTGGAGGAATC CGACGACGAAAAGGTTTGTCAGAAATGCTTCTACGACGGCGGGGAGATCAAATGCGTGCAGTGCAAGTTGTTCTTCCACCTGGAGTGCGCCCACCTCAAGCGACCGCCGCGCACAGAGTTCGTGTGCAAGACGTGCAAGCCGGTGCAGCATCGGCAGCCCAGGCGGCGGCACAGCAACA TGAATGGCGACGATGGCCCCGATGAGGATGAACCGAAGGCCAAGCGCTCCCGCAACTCTGTGCGCCTCTCCATCGACAAGTCCGCCCGCCAgagcaacggcagcagcaataacaacaacagcagcaccagcaacaacaaccaccgCAGGAGCGGCCGTCGGATGAACGAGAACCTGCCGCTGAACAGCGCCGCCTTGTACGATCTGCTGGAGCAGATCATGAAGCACAAGGCCGCCTGGCCCTTCCTGCGCCCCGTGCTGACGTCGGAGGTGCCCGACTACCACCAGATCATCAAGGCGCCCATGGACCTGGCCAAGATCAAGTCCAAGCTGAACATGGGCTCCTACCAGCTGAACGAGGAGCTGCTCAGCGACATTCAGCTGGTGTTTAGGAACTGCGATTTGTACAACGTGGAAGGCAACGAGATTTACGA CGCTGGCTGTCAACTAGAGCGCTTCGTGATCGATCGCTGCAAGGATATGCAACTGCCGTTCAGGCCCAGCGATATGAACGGCCAAGTGGAAGCCTGCTGA
- the LOC123002774 gene encoding DDB1- and CUL4-associated factor 5 — protein MSLWRNLRSLETRNLDLALGQRENQLVAGHLPSAIFRQRLSAAENLYQRNLTGHYGCVNALEFSPGGQLLASGGDDKRVLLWNIDREVVSKLGKPRSMNEKHASNIFCLGFDTQSTHIFSGGNDDLVIQHDLETGKILNHFSHDGPVYGLSVDRTSGHLLSVATEHGEILVYDLRAGKSEPLALAKFKTPFNAVEFHPLNGNFLATANAKRGAMLWDLRHHQQALCQYNYIPESPSCMSVRFNCNGTLLLTLHRRLPPILYSPGAPEPVATFYHDEYFNSCTMKSCTFAGPQDELVVSGSDNFNMFIWRLDGVDLEEKNQWMETQPLILTGHRSIVNQVRYNRQRCLFASSGVEKIIKLWSPFAQQGWEGSLTQAEALPYCSRALHRESSDHVSQDFSARNTDEDQVMLAFFDTLVQRELESWSTVDNQSSSSSSSATSTERSEASSATEDPSEEERERDAQEPHPQQDQDEDNEEQDADTPNVSELSWQTHPNRIFYLIAKKRRALLQLAVRGTTGQPRNVDQLLQRLLSEQKQAATQARISDWLEETHRIFGDDELPTTSAEAAAREQRRRTQELKAVDTLQSRIGERQRKRKLKSHRFLATKHRRTTLRLRPTEMEDSGASNDTEYLEENNGNSDEEEPLSSGDNHNNNTTESALSEEEEDSSSSTTSMTSMEAQLSQAPSTSSSFPFLPELEANNNNNSQLTSNRNHKTVNGLIPDICNTESTASTSSSM, from the exons ATGAGCCTGTGGCGGAACCTGCGCTCCCTGGAGACCCGCAATCTGGACTTGGCCCTCGGCCAACGGGAAAACCAATTGGTGGCCGGCCACCTTCCCTCGGCCATTTTCCGCCAGCGGCTGAGTGCAGCGGAGAATCTCTACCAGCGCAACCTCACCGGTCACTATGGCTGCGTGAATGCCCTGGAGTTCAGCCCCGGTGGTCAGCTCCTGGCCTCAG GTGGCGACGACAAGAGGGTCTTGCTGTGGAACATTGACCGCGAGGTGGTGTCCAAACTGGGGAAGCCCCGCTCCATGAACGAGAAGCATGCCAGCAACATATTCTGTCTGGGATTCGACACCCAAAGCACACACATATTCTCCGGGGGAAACGATGATTTGGTCATCCAACATGACCTGGAAAC aggaaaaatccTCAACCACTTTTCGCACGATGGACCCGTCTATGGCTTGAGTGTGGACAGGACCAGTGGCCATCTCCTGAGCGTGGCCACGGAGCACGGCGAGATCCTGGTCTACGATCTGAGGGCGGGAAAGTCGGAACCCCTGGCCCTGGCCAAATTCAAGACGCCCTTCAATGCCGTGGAGTTTCACCCACTGAACGGAAACTTCCTGGCCACAGCGAATGCCAAAAGGGGAGCCATGCTCTGGGATCTGAGGCACCACCAGCA GGCCCTTTGCCAGTACAACTACATCCCGGAGTCACCCAGTTGCATGAGCGTGCGCTTCAATTGCAACGGCACCCTGCTGCTCACCCTGCACCGCCGCCTGCCTCCGATCCTCTACAGCCCCGGGGCACCGGAGCCGGTGGCCACCTTCTACCACGACGAGTACTTCAACTCCTGCACCATGAAGAGCTGCACCTTTGCGGGGCCGCAGGATGAGCTGGTGGTctccggatcggacaactttAACATGTTCATCTGGCGACTGGATGGGGTGGATT tggaGGAGAAGAACCAGTGGATGGAGACCCAGCCCCTAATCCTCACCGGTCACCGTTCCATAGTCAACCAGGTGCGCTACAATCGACAGCGCTGTCTGTTTGCCTCCTCCGGCGTGGAGAAGATCATTAAG CTGTGGAGTCCCTTTGCCCAGCAGGGCTGGGAGGGATCCCTCACCCAAGCCGAGGCTTTGCCCTACTGCAGCCGCGCCCTGCATCGCGAGTCCTCCGATCACGTGTCCCAGGACTTCAGTGCCCGTAACACGGACGAGGACCAGGTGATGCTGGCCTTCTTCGACACCCTGGTGCAGCGCGAGCTGGAGTCCTGGAGCACGGTGGACAACCAGAgcagctccagcagcagctcgGCCACCTCCACGGAGCGGAGCGAGGCCAGCTCGGCCACAGAGGATCCGAGTGAAGAGGAGCGCGAAAGGGACGCTCAGGAGCCTCATCCCCAGCAGGACCAGGATGAAGACAACGAGGAGCAGGACGCCGACACACCCAATGTCAGCGAACTAAGCTGGCAGACCCATCCCAACCGCATATTCTACCTAATCGCCAAGAAGCGACGAGCCCTCCTCCAGTTGGCCGTGAGGGGGACCACTGGACAGCCGCGCAACGTGGACCAGTTGCTCCAGCGGCTGCTCAGCGAGCAAAAGCAGGCGGCCACGCAGGCGCGGATCAGCGACTGGCTGGAGGAGACACATCGCATCTTCGGGGACGACGAGCTGCCCACCACGTcggcggaggcggcggccCGGGAGCAGCGACGTCGGACTCAGGAATTGAAAGCAG TTGATACCCTGCAATCCAGAATCGGTGAAAGGCAACGCAAGCGAAAATTGAAGAGCCATCGGTTTTTGGCCACCAAACACAGGAGAACCACCCTTCGACTACGTCCCACCGAAATGGAGGACAGTGGCGCTTCGAACGACACAGAATATCTGGAGGAGAACAATGGCAACTCGGACGAGGAAGAGCCCCTGTCCTCGGGCGACAATCACAACAATAACACCACTGAAAGCGCACTCAGCGAAGAGGAGGAAGACAGTAGTTCCTCGACAACCTCGATGACCTCCATGGAGGCACAGTTGTCTCAGGCGCCCAGCACATCCAGTTCGTTTCCTTTTCTTCCCGAACTggaggccaacaacaacaacaacagccagcTTACGTCCAACCGTAATCACAAGACAGTCAATGGTCTAATTCCGGATATTTGTAATACAGAGTCAACGGCATCCACATCCTCATCCATGTAG
- the Ir100a gene encoding uncharacterized protein Ir100a: protein MATTLQLIMLATVGGTLGQANNSDYKLVLCSILGQLEGGLELHLRSSGNGVSDLAQFLMVKGTNSIKIVQNQEDALETSEPTRHHFYFLENAQQMQGILNGLVNTDGFYILVLEKDDPGDEEILLDFMAKVWLTHGHSRIYYVQPTREQILLYNPFKQTFVVVHDPRTYGRIYRNLEGYPLRIYIFDSVYSSVLGDYEKNRVLSVNGADAKLAKTVERQLNFTAEYVWPDDEFFGGRLADGSYSGGVGRAHRGEVDIIFAGFFVKDYLTTHIQFSSAVYMDELCLYVKKAQRIPQSILPLFAVNSDVWLCFLLVGLLGTLVWLLLRAFNLVLGIERIPDGSITKKTSFYRASFRIFIDTWVVWVRVNVGRFPSFHSERIFVASLCLVSVIFGALLESSLATVYIRPLYYRDVNTLKELDASGQPIYIKHPAFKDDLFYGHDSAVYRRLDAKMTLVAEGEERLIEMVSKRGGFAGVTRSASLQLSDIRYVMTKKVHKIPECPKNYHIAYVLPRPSPYLEEVNRIVLRLVAAGIVGLWTGEAKERAKWSIQRFPEYLAELDVGRWKVLTLSDVQLAFYALTIGCLLSAVVCLAEIFLRRRRKPIGLTRI, encoded by the coding sequence ATGGCGACGACTCTGCAGCTAATTATGCTGGCCACAGTGGGCGGAACCCTCGGTCAAGCCAATAACTCGGACTACAAGTTGGTTCTGTGCTCGATTTTGGGCCAACTTGAGGGTGGCCTTGAACTTCATCTGAGGAGTTCCGGAAACGGCGTTAGCGACCTGGCGCAGTTTTTAATGGTGAAGGGAACGAACTCGATAAAAATAGTTCAAAATCAAGAGGATGCACTAGAAACATCGGAACCCACACGACATCATTtctactttttggaaaatgcaCAGCAAATGCAAGGAATCCTAAACGGTTTGGTCAACACAGATGGCTTTTATATATTGGTTCTGGAGAAGGATGATCCCGGGGATGAGGAAATATTACTCGACTTCATGGCTAAGGTTTGGCTGACACATGGACACAGTAGGATCTACTACGTCCAACCGACGAGGGAACAGATACTCCTCTACAATCCCTTCAAGCAAACCTTCGTGGTGGTTCACGATCCCAGAACTTATGGACGGATCTACCGGAATCTGGAGGGCTATCCGCTGAGAATATACATCTTTGATTCGGTTTACTCCAGTGTGCTGGGAGATTACGAGAAGAACAGGGTGCTGAGTGTAAATGGAGCAGATGCCAAGTTGGCCAAAACGGTGGAGAGGCAGTTGAACTTCACGGCAGAATATGTTTGGCCGGATGACGAGTTCTTTGGAGGGCGACTGGCGGATGGATCCTATAGTGGCGGCGTAGGCCGCGCCCATCGTGGCGAGGTGGACATCATCTTTGCGGGATTCTTTGTCAAGGACTACCTGACCACCCACATTCAGTTTAGCTCGGCCGTCTACATGGACGAACTGTGCCTGTATGTGAAGAAGGCCCAGAGGATTCCGCAGTCCATCCTGCCCCTGTTTGCAGTTAACTCGGACGTCTGGCTGTGCTTCCTGCTGGTGGGACTCCTGGGCACCCTGGTGTGGCTCCTCCTCCGGGCCTTTAACCTGGTCCTCGGCATAGAGCGCATTCCAGATGGATCGATTACGAAGAAGACCAGCTTTTATAGAGCATCTTTTCGCATCTTCATCGACACCTGGGTCGTTTGGGTGCGGGTGAATGTGGGTCGCTTTCCCTCCTTCCACTCGGAGCGCATCTTTGTGGCTTCCCTGTGCCTGGTGAGCGTGATTTTCGGAGCTCTTTTAGAATCCAGCTTGGCCACAGTCTACATTCGACCGCTCTACTATCGGGATGTCAATACCCTCAAGGAACTGGATGCGTCTGGCCAGCCGATATACATCAAGCATCCTGCCTTCAAGGACGACCTCTTCTACGGCCACGACTCGGCGGTCTATCGGCGGCTGGACGCCAAGATGACGCTGGTGGCCGAGGGCGAGGAGCGACTCATCGAGATGGTGTCCAAGAGAGGAGGCTTCGCGGGCGTCACTCGCTCCGCCAGCCTGCAGCTGAGCGACATCCGGTACGTGATGACCAAGAAGGTGCACAAGATCCCCGAGTGCCCCAAGAACTACCACATCGCCTACgtcctgccacgcccctcgcCCTACTTGGAGGAGGTCAACCGGATCGTGCTGCGCCTGGTGGCCGCGGGAATCGTGGGCCTGTGGACGGGCGAGGCCAAGGAGCGCGCCAAGTGGAGCATCCAGCGGTTCCCCGAGTACCTGGCCGAACTGGACGTCGGCCGCTGGAAGGTGCTCACCCTGTCCGACGTCCAACTGGCCTTCTACGCCCTCACCATCGGGTGTCTCCTCTCGGCCGTTGTGTGTCTGGCGGAGATCTTCTTGAGACGGAGGCGGAAACCAATCGGTTTGACTCGAATTTGA